A single genomic interval of Nitrososphaerota archaeon harbors:
- a CDS encoding 50S ribosomal protein L32e, whose protein sequence is MTINKDLLALREKVNEKRPDFIRQESWRYGRLAKWSWRKPKGIDNHQRKQKFRGRPGLVKVGYGGPKIARGLHPSGFTDNLIHNVNDLQKLNPKTDGVRIAHGVGTKKRVEIVAVATQKKFKIFNARVRTSGSKS, encoded by the coding sequence TTGACCATCAATAAGGATCTGCTAGCATTAAGGGAAAAAGTCAACGAGAAAAGACCAGACTTTATCAGACAAGAAAGCTGGCGTTATGGCAGACTAGCCAAGTGGTCTTGGAGAAAGCCAAAAGGAATCGACAATCACCAAAGAAAGCAAAAGTTTCGTGGCAGACCAGGCCTAGTCAAAGTGGGATATGGTGGCCCAAAAATAGCAAGAGGATTGCATCCATCAGGATTTACAGATAATTTGATTCACAACGTAAATGATTTACAAAAACTAAACCCAAAGACCGACGGAGTGAGAATTGCTCATGGTGTTGGAACAAAGAAAAGAGTAGAGATAGTAGCAGTAGCAACACAAAAGAAATTCAAGATCTTTAACGCAAGAGTGAGAACAAGTGGTAGTAAATCTTAG
- a CDS encoding 50S ribosomal protein L19e: MVVNLRTKKRLVSRVVGVGLSRIKFDPERSDDIADAITRQNIRGLITAGVITIKSAKGTSRGRAEFKRTQKKKRGTTTGSKKGRKGARVGKKEVYVAKVRALRHRLKVAKDRKEITNPEFWTIYKKIGGNTVRNIAHLRSLIEEIKEHRKSRT; the protein is encoded by the coding sequence GTGGTAGTAAATCTTAGAACCAAAAAACGACTCGTATCACGAGTTGTAGGAGTAGGCCTATCTAGAATCAAGTTTGACCCAGAAAGATCAGATGACATTGCAGATGCAATCACAAGACAAAACATCAGAGGTCTGATCACAGCTGGTGTAATTACAATCAAGTCAGCAAAAGGCACATCACGTGGAAGAGCCGAATTCAAGAGAACTCAAAAGAAAAAGAGAGGAACCACGACCGGTTCTAAGAAAGGTCGCAAGGGTGCCCGCGTAGGCAAAAAAGAAGTCTATGTAGCAAAGGTTCGTGCATTGCGACACCGACTCAAGGTAGCAAAGGACAGAAAGGAAATCACAAATCCGGAATTCTGGACAATCTACAAGAAGATAGGCGGTAACACTGTTAGAAACATTGCTCACCTCCGAAGCCTAATCGAGGAAATCAAAGAGCACCGAAAGTCTAGAACCTAA
- a CDS encoding MGMT family protein, translating to MDQKVYRNLLAVPKGKVTTYGELAKAVGLENGQRVIGQIMNRNPFPVVIPCHRVVKSDGKIGGYYYGEKVKTRMLSHEGIKITDGKIKDWEKTVFRF from the coding sequence CTGGATCAAAAAGTCTACAGGAATCTACTTGCAGTTCCAAAGGGTAAAGTCACGACATATGGCGAGCTTGCAAAAGCAGTTGGGTTAGAAAATGGGCAGCGCGTCATAGGACAAATAATGAATCGTAACCCATTCCCTGTTGTAATTCCATGTCACCGAGTTGTTAAGTCGGACGGCAAAATTGGAGGCTATTACTATGGCGAAAAAGTCAAGACAAGAATGCTGTCTCATGAAGGCATAAAAATTACAGATGGTAAGATTAAAGATTGGGAAAAAACAGTCTTTAGGTTCTAG
- a CDS encoding D-tyrosyl-tRNA(Tyr) deacylase has product MELLVAYEQDPAGHNMAKFLSKNMAKDGDVFRSKNFDLAIIPSPTISADWLEQKYHYDGFVFLSKHAAESGELALTCHSTGNFSIAQFGGNERQVAIPHPHLQKAYMQKLYLNKDSFSDFQVIIEATHHGPTALSKPTIFIEIGTTEKQWTDESLCSSVAKLVLETMSEPIKKSPVAICFGSTHYPEKFTEELIHGAYALGTVIPKHVLEFLDDELFSHIMLQNKEAKTALLDWAGLGPHKQKVLDMLSTTSLQVTKL; this is encoded by the coding sequence ATGGAACTACTGGTTGCATACGAGCAAGACCCAGCAGGGCACAACATGGCAAAGTTTCTCTCAAAAAACATGGCAAAAGACGGCGATGTCTTCAGGAGCAAAAATTTCGACTTGGCCATAATTCCCAGCCCTACGATTTCTGCAGATTGGTTAGAGCAAAAATATCACTATGACGGATTTGTTTTTCTATCAAAACACGCCGCCGAGTCAGGTGAACTTGCACTTACTTGCCATAGTACCGGAAATTTCTCTATTGCCCAGTTTGGCGGCAACGAAAGACAGGTGGCAATTCCCCATCCCCACCTGCAAAAAGCCTACATGCAAAAATTATATCTTAACAAGGATTCTTTTTCCGACTTTCAGGTAATAATAGAGGCAACACATCATGGACCTACTGCGCTATCGAAGCCGACAATTTTCATTGAAATTGGCACAACAGAAAAGCAATGGACAGACGAATCTCTGTGTAGTTCTGTGGCAAAGCTAGTCCTAGAAACAATGTCGGAGCCGATCAAAAAATCCCCAGTTGCCATCTGCTTTGGCAGCACGCATTATCCAGAAAAATTCACAGAGGAGCTGATCCACGGAGCATATGCATTAGGAACTGTGATACCAAAACATGTACTGGAATTCCTAGACGACGAGCTCTTCTCGCATATAATGTTACAAAACAAGGAAGCAAAAACAGCACTCCTTGATTGGGCAGGTTTGGGTCCTCACAAACAAAAAGTACTTGACATGCTGAGTACTACGTCTCTCCAAGTGACCAAACTCTGA
- a CDS encoding protein translocase SEC61 complex subunit gamma, with translation MDLNQTIKNMVNTIKLAKKSDKEDYMQHLRLVLLGIGGIGAIGFIIQFVFSVFRFG, from the coding sequence ATGGATCTAAATCAAACCATAAAGAACATGGTAAACACCATAAAGCTTGCTAAAAAGTCCGACAAGGAGGACTATATGCAGCATCTACGGCTAGTTCTCTTGGGAATTGGTGGCATCGGGGCGATTGGATTTATAATTCAGTTTGTATTTTCGGTCTTCAGATTCGGATAG
- a CDS encoding transcription elongation factor Spt5, protein MSQEIKTHLFAIRTTGGQEKIVMNLLQSKINNGQINLYSVLLVDNLKGYIVVEAKDANSAFNSLQGIRHIRGQLRGEMEFKDIEGYLVTKSTAPIIAVDNIVEIIGGPFKGMKATVTRVDNDKQEATVILLDAPYQLPVTVDSNYLKISTSA, encoded by the coding sequence TTGTCTCAAGAAATCAAAACACATCTTTTTGCAATAAGGACCACGGGAGGTCAGGAAAAGATAGTCATGAACCTTCTCCAAAGTAAGATTAACAACGGTCAGATCAACCTGTATTCGGTTTTACTAGTGGATAATCTCAAAGGGTATATCGTAGTAGAGGCAAAGGACGCAAACTCGGCATTCAACTCCTTACAAGGAATAAGGCACATCCGAGGACAGCTACGTGGTGAAATGGAATTCAAAGACATTGAGGGATACCTCGTTACAAAGAGCACTGCACCTATAATTGCAGTAGATAACATAGTTGAGATCATCGGTGGCCCATTCAAGGGCATGAAGGCAACAGTAACTAGAGTAGACAACGACAAGCAAGAAGCAACAGTCATTTTGCTTGACGCACCATACCAGCTTCCGGTAACTGTTGACTCTAACTATCTGAAAATATCCACATCCGCTTAG
- a CDS encoding 50S ribosomal protein L11, producing MADTQTVSALVTGGGASAGPPLGPALGPLGVNIMEIIKAINDKTADFEGMKVPVTVSVDTKTKKWEVTVGIPSASALLLKEAGIQKGSGTSGTTWVGDIKVDSIVKVAKAKLESSYATSIKSVAKEVAGTCVSLGIKIEGKNPKEFSADVNAGKYDDKLK from the coding sequence ATGGCCGATACACAAACAGTTTCTGCACTAGTAACAGGTGGAGGTGCATCCGCAGGTCCACCATTAGGTCCAGCTTTGGGTCCACTAGGTGTCAATATTATGGAAATCATTAAGGCCATAAACGACAAAACAGCAGACTTCGAGGGAATGAAGGTCCCAGTCACAGTATCAGTTGATACCAAGACCAAAAAATGGGAAGTAACTGTCGGAATTCCATCGGCATCCGCACTTCTTCTAAAGGAGGCAGGAATTCAAAAGGGATCTGGAACCAGTGGTACAACATGGGTTGGCGACATCAAGGTAGATTCCATTGTAAAGGTTGCCAAGGCAAAACTAGAATCATCCTATGCTACTTCGATAAAGTCAGTTGCAAAAGAAGTTGCAGGAACCTGTGTATCTTTGGGAATCAAAATAGAAGGCAAAAACCCCAAGGAGTTTTCTGCCGATGTAAACGCAGGAAAATATGACGATAAACTAAAGTAA
- a CDS encoding Lrp/AsnC family transcriptional regulator, producing MQKLDDLDMKLLYELIHDGSISVPNLSKKMGINASVLYSRIKRLTKKKLIKKFTILVDESQLGIGVKATIGINRDPKLKDAIHKQLLQTPEIVSISEVTGRFDIMVSVHAENLEELHTIVIEKIGKIEGIQSTETFVELQKTDKEPSYLVEK from the coding sequence TTGCAAAAGCTAGATGATCTGGACATGAAACTCCTATACGAGCTTATTCATGATGGGAGCATATCGGTTCCAAATCTGTCTAAGAAAATGGGAATAAACGCCTCTGTTCTGTATTCTAGGATAAAGCGCCTTACAAAAAAGAAGCTAATCAAAAAGTTCACAATTCTAGTAGACGAGTCACAGCTTGGAATAGGCGTCAAGGCAACAATTGGTATCAACCGTGACCCAAAACTAAAAGATGCAATTCACAAGCAACTACTCCAAACCCCAGAAATAGTGTCAATATCCGAGGTAACCGGAAGATTTGATATCATGGTCTCAGTTCATGCGGAAAACCTAGAAGAGCTCCACACTATAGTAATTGAGAAAATCGGTAAAATAGAGGGAATACAGAGCACAGAAACTTTTGTAGAATTACAAAAAACGGACAAAGAGCCGTCGTATCTAGTAGAAAAATAA
- a CDS encoding 50S ribosomal protein L1, with translation MINEAELAKMIKDAKDADKERKFKQTLEMYVILKDIDVKKGFAMNETIQLPKKLSKPTTVCVMAGGDMGLKAKSANADRVVSGDELNILAANKREARKFINNYDFFLADTQLMTTVGKVLGQLLGPRGKMPIPVPFNAPIESFLDRFRSSIRVKVKNSLSMSCKIGDESMDDGDLAANAHAVLNAIEKKLPSGDKNIRRIIVKTSMGKPVKQIQQARK, from the coding sequence TTGATTAACGAAGCTGAGCTAGCTAAAATGATAAAGGATGCCAAGGACGCTGACAAGGAACGTAAGTTCAAGCAGACCTTGGAAATGTACGTAATCCTAAAGGACATTGACGTAAAGAAAGGCTTCGCCATGAACGAGACGATTCAGCTTCCAAAGAAACTCTCCAAGCCAACAACGGTTTGTGTTATGGCGGGAGGAGACATGGGCCTCAAGGCAAAGAGTGCAAATGCAGACAGAGTGGTTTCTGGTGATGAGTTAAACATTCTTGCGGCAAACAAGCGAGAGGCTCGTAAATTTATCAATAATTATGATTTCTTTTTGGCAGACACACAACTCATGACGACAGTCGGTAAGGTGCTAGGTCAGCTGTTGGGTCCAAGAGGCAAAATGCCAATCCCAGTTCCATTTAATGCACCAATAGAATCATTCCTTGACAGATTTAGATCATCAATTAGAGTAAAGGTAAAAAATTCCTTGTCCATGTCATGCAAAATCGGAGACGAATCCATGGATGATGGAGACTTGGCGGCAAACGCTCATGCAGTACTAAACGCAATTGAGAAAAAACTTCCAAGCGGTGACAAGAACATTAGAAGAATTATTGTGAAAACGTCTATGGGCAAGCCAGTAAAGCAGATACAGCAGGCGAGAAAGTAA
- the rplJ gene encoding 50S ribosomal protein L10: protein MHANRTTYPAKKTRMYQQLQELPAKYKVTALVRMEKVRSSQMLPLRKKFLGQVEIISIKDKVAQKALEKLNIPGIAKMAEALTGQCVLMFTNMSPFKLNVLLGKNKIMMFGRGGDIASVDINVPAKNTGIAPGPMLTEFKEAGIPTKIDQGTIWILKDSTPVKKGQPIPDKLATLLQKLDIKSVEAGILLDAAIEEGIQYKREELIIDLESYRGLFAQAHQEAISLSIEAGYITKDNIKQVLAKAAHGSRSVAIEAGYITEDTKEAVLQKANAQAQSVASKAKGYTPA from the coding sequence ATGCACGCGAACAGAACAACTTATCCTGCAAAAAAGACAAGAATGTACCAGCAGCTGCAGGAGCTTCCAGCAAAATACAAAGTAACTGCCCTTGTTAGAATGGAAAAGGTCCGCTCATCACAAATGTTGCCTTTAAGAAAAAAATTCCTAGGCCAAGTTGAAATCATTAGCATCAAAGATAAGGTAGCACAAAAGGCACTTGAAAAGCTAAACATCCCTGGAATTGCAAAGATGGCAGAAGCCCTGACAGGTCAGTGTGTTTTGATGTTTACAAATATGTCACCATTCAAACTAAACGTGTTACTAGGCAAGAACAAAATCATGATGTTTGGTCGTGGTGGAGACATTGCAAGTGTAGACATCAACGTACCAGCAAAGAACACAGGTATTGCCCCAGGTCCAATGCTCACTGAATTCAAGGAAGCCGGCATTCCAACCAAAATCGACCAGGGAACAATTTGGATTCTAAAGGATTCTACTCCAGTCAAAAAGGGTCAGCCGATTCCTGACAAGCTTGCAACATTACTGCAAAAGCTAGACATCAAGTCAGTAGAGGCAGGAATCCTACTTGATGCTGCGATAGAGGAAGGAATCCAGTACAAGCGAGAAGAGTTGATAATAGATTTGGAATCATACAGAGGCCTATTTGCACAAGCACACCAAGAAGCAATATCACTGTCTATTGAGGCAGGATACATCACAAAGGACAACATCAAACAAGTCTTGGCAAAGGCTGCACATGGTTCACGTTCCGTTGCAATCGAAGCAGGCTATATCACAGAAGATACCAAAGAAGCAGTCCTCCAAAAAGCAAATGCCCAAGCCCAGTCTGTTGCCTCTAAGGCAAAAGGCTACACTCCTGCGTAA
- a CDS encoding trimeric intracellular cation channel family protein has protein sequence MAFAVTGAFKAIEHKSDIVGILILSIITGVAGGTIRDVIIGRVPPNSIFDPLYVGISVTSGVTLFFLHPYLKKHWNLFLKFDAIGLGVFSITGATFAYNIFGLNFLAIAFAGILTAVGGGILRDVFVNEVPFIFVKELYVTASFVGVVIFYGLLVAEIPLYLASIIGIIVTTILRLVAMKYNWNLPRAREK, from the coding sequence ATGGCCTTTGCAGTAACTGGTGCATTCAAGGCAATAGAACACAAGTCCGACATTGTCGGCATTCTAATTCTATCAATAATTACAGGCGTGGCAGGCGGAACAATCCGTGACGTGATAATTGGCAGGGTTCCTCCAAACTCTATATTTGATCCTCTGTATGTCGGAATTAGCGTGACCTCTGGCGTTACCCTGTTCTTTTTGCACCCGTATCTCAAAAAGCACTGGAATTTGTTTCTGAAATTTGACGCAATTGGTCTTGGAGTGTTTTCCATTACTGGTGCAACATTTGCGTACAATATTTTCGGCCTGAACTTCTTGGCAATCGCTTTTGCAGGGATTTTGACAGCAGTGGGCGGTGGAATCTTGCGAGATGTCTTTGTAAATGAAGTGCCGTTCATTTTTGTCAAAGAGCTATATGTCACTGCAAGCTTTGTCGGAGTTGTAATATTCTATGGATTACTTGTGGCAGAAATCCCACTATATCTGGCATCAATCATTGGAATCATAGTAACTACAATACTAAGACTGGTAGCTATGAAGTACAACTGGAATTTGCCTAGGGCGCGAGAAAAATAA
- a CDS encoding 50S ribosomal protein P1, whose amino-acid sequence MEYVYAALILHKLKKEINEANVSSVIKAAGAEVSDAQVKALVSALADVNIEEAIKAAPVAVAAAPAASAGGAAPAADAKKEEAPAGKSEEQAMEGLASLFG is encoded by the coding sequence ATGGAATACGTTTACGCTGCATTAATTTTGCACAAACTAAAGAAGGAAATTAACGAAGCTAACGTTAGTAGTGTTATCAAAGCAGCAGGCGCGGAAGTTAGTGATGCACAAGTAAAGGCATTGGTTTCTGCACTAGCTGATGTAAACATTGAAGAAGCAATCAAGGCAGCTCCAGTTGCCGTAGCAGCAGCACCAGCAGCAAGTGCAGGTGGCGCAGCTCCAGCAGCTGATGCAAAGAAAGAAGAAGCTCCAGCAGGTAAATCTGAAGAGCAAGCAATGGAAGGCCTCGCTTCACTATTTGGTTAA
- a CDS encoding alanine--tRNA ligase, whose translation MNKDEILAKFSAEPERYYKIRLFQEQGFARKSCSVCKRFFWTLDSTRHACPDHSDDTYSFIGNPPTSKRFDYTQAWKEVESFFVRNGHTSINRYPVVCRWRDDLYFTIASIVDFQRVMGSKVVFEFPANPLVVPQTCLRFKDIENVGVTGRHFSSFCMIGQHSIPNNKGYWKDECVDLDFRLLTESFGINKNEITFVEDVWAGGGSFGSSLEYYVRGLELGNAVFTEFQGELGNHTTLDQKIIDMGAGLERFAWITMGTPTAYDCCFGPITQKLFQKMGIDTDSQILTKYFTEIARNLEKFPDLSQVRKAAISASNLSENHLSKMITPLEGLYMIADHLRTLIFAISDGALPSNVGGGYNLRIILRRIMATIDRLGLKLDLDELIDAHIDYLKNTYPELEQYRAEVKTIISIEVGRYHESKSRMEKIAQNLKSQKKTLNVDDMIRLYESDGVTPDYLKEYDVISETPDSFYSKLSDLHQSEKKKATEEFDLTGIAETELLFYKDDPPKFDAKILKVIKGKFVVLDKTSFYARGGGQEPDHGKINGQDVVDVTKHGSVVLHEIKGTAPKEGDTISCEVNVERRTNITKHHTSTHVVNSSARNVLGSWVWQHSAYKENDYGRLDVTHHSSLTEDEVKKIENFANMIIQKNLPVTIQEYERGQAEQTFGFRIYQGGVVPVKAVRIVKIEDFDVEACGGTHVKRTGDLGLIKIIKTERIQDGVIRMEFVSGQAAVDFVQKQEGDVMNIIKSLGTNREKLLKSFEHAMDDSESAKKKLKQLIKRTSITSAKEAIGVAKVFGNVKFYHVIEEELDDEFHIAVGDEAIKTDPTLIYCALIVKGSGIRIIVFAGEKASFKAGDLVKEISSELGGSGGGDTRFGQGGGKDISKLNNALAHAEFLIKKTVNV comes from the coding sequence ATGAACAAGGATGAGATTCTTGCCAAGTTTTCAGCAGAGCCAGAGCGATACTACAAAATCAGATTGTTCCAAGAGCAGGGCTTTGCGAGAAAATCATGCAGTGTTTGCAAGAGATTTTTTTGGACGCTGGACTCGACAAGACACGCTTGCCCTGATCACTCTGATGACACTTATTCGTTCATTGGAAATCCGCCGACATCAAAGCGATTTGATTATACGCAAGCCTGGAAGGAAGTAGAATCTTTTTTTGTAAGAAACGGCCACACCTCAATTAACCGCTATCCAGTTGTGTGCCGATGGCGAGATGATCTTTACTTTACCATAGCATCAATTGTTGATTTTCAAAGAGTAATGGGCTCCAAGGTTGTATTCGAATTTCCTGCAAATCCTCTTGTAGTTCCGCAGACATGTCTTCGCTTCAAGGACATAGAAAATGTTGGAGTAACAGGTAGGCACTTCTCCAGCTTTTGCATGATTGGTCAGCACAGCATTCCAAACAACAAGGGCTACTGGAAAGATGAATGTGTCGATCTTGACTTTAGATTACTAACAGAATCGTTTGGAATAAACAAAAATGAGATCACGTTTGTAGAAGATGTCTGGGCTGGCGGCGGCTCGTTCGGCTCTTCACTGGAGTATTATGTTAGAGGATTAGAGCTTGGAAACGCAGTCTTTACTGAATTCCAGGGAGAGCTTGGAAACCACACAACGCTAGACCAGAAAATCATCGACATGGGCGCAGGCCTAGAGAGATTCGCATGGATTACGATGGGGACTCCAACTGCCTATGATTGTTGTTTTGGTCCAATCACGCAAAAATTATTTCAAAAGATGGGAATCGATACTGATTCACAAATCTTGACAAAATATTTCACTGAAATTGCAAGAAACCTAGAGAAATTCCCGGATTTGTCACAAGTAAGAAAGGCCGCAATCAGTGCATCTAATTTGTCAGAGAATCATCTCTCTAAAATGATAACACCGCTTGAGGGACTCTACATGATTGCAGACCATCTGCGAACCCTGATCTTTGCAATATCGGATGGTGCATTGCCAAGCAATGTAGGCGGCGGATACAATCTCAGAATTATTCTGCGAAGAATTATGGCTACAATAGACAGATTGGGACTAAAATTGGATCTAGACGAGCTGATTGACGCCCACATTGACTATCTAAAAAATACCTATCCAGAACTTGAGCAATACCGAGCCGAAGTCAAGACCATCATCAGTATAGAAGTCGGCAGATACCACGAGTCAAAATCCAGAATGGAGAAGATTGCGCAAAACCTCAAGTCTCAGAAAAAGACATTAAATGTAGATGACATGATCCGCCTTTACGAATCAGACGGTGTCACGCCAGACTATCTCAAAGAATATGATGTGATTTCAGAGACTCCAGACAGCTTTTATAGTAAATTATCTGATCTGCACCAATCTGAGAAGAAAAAGGCTACTGAAGAATTTGACTTGACCGGAATTGCAGAGACTGAACTATTATTCTACAAAGACGATCCACCGAAATTTGACGCCAAGATACTCAAGGTAATCAAGGGAAAATTTGTCGTCCTAGATAAGACGTCATTTTATGCAAGGGGTGGAGGACAGGAACCAGACCACGGAAAGATCAACGGTCAAGACGTTGTAGATGTAACTAAACATGGTAGTGTTGTTTTGCATGAGATCAAGGGAACAGCTCCCAAGGAAGGTGATACAATATCATGTGAGGTTAATGTTGAAAGGCGGACAAACATTACCAAGCATCACACCAGCACCCACGTGGTAAACTCGTCTGCAAGAAATGTTCTGGGCTCTTGGGTCTGGCAGCACTCCGCATACAAGGAAAATGATTACGGGAGACTGGATGTGACACATCACTCCAGTTTGACAGAAGATGAGGTCAAAAAAATTGAAAACTTTGCAAACATGATAATTCAAAAAAACCTTCCAGTTACGATACAGGAATACGAGCGAGGTCAGGCAGAACAGACCTTTGGGTTTAGGATATACCAAGGCGGAGTCGTGCCTGTAAAAGCAGTTCGAATCGTCAAAATAGAAGACTTCGATGTAGAGGCTTGCGGCGGGACCCATGTCAAGAGAACGGGTGATCTCGGACTAATCAAAATCATAAAGACGGAAAGAATTCAAGACGGAGTTATTCGAATGGAATTTGTGTCAGGGCAAGCTGCAGTTGACTTTGTACAAAAGCAGGAAGGCGATGTAATGAATATAATAAAATCACTTGGGACAAACCGAGAAAAACTGCTAAAGTCATTCGAGCATGCAATGGATGACTCGGAATCCGCCAAGAAAAAGCTAAAGCAGCTAATCAAGCGAACCAGTATAACATCCGCTAAAGAGGCAATTGGGGTAGCCAAAGTTTTCGGTAATGTCAAATTCTATCACGTAATAGAAGAAGAATTGGATGATGAATTTCATATTGCAGTGGGTGATGAGGCAATCAAGACAGACCCGACTCTGATTTATTGTGCATTGATTGTAAAGGGATCTGGAATTAGAATAATTGTATTTGCTGGAGAAAAGGCAAGCTTCAAGGCAGGAGATCTAGTCAAAGAGATCTCGTCTGAGCTTGGGGGCTCTGGTGGAGGCGATACAAGATTTGGTCAGGGCGGTGGCAAGGATATCTCCAAGCTAAATAACGCATTGGCCCATGCAGAATTTTTAATCAAAAAGACAGTGAACGTATGA